Proteins encoded by one window of Capra hircus breed San Clemente chromosome 8, ASM170441v1, whole genome shotgun sequence:
- the LOC102181391 gene encoding olfactory receptor 13C7-like — MKLANQSTVAGFILLGLSDQPKLEKMFFVLILLTYLVILLGNGVLILVTILDSRLHTPMYFFLGNLSFLDICYTTSSIPLVLDGFLTPRKTISFSACAIQMFLSFAMGATECVLLGMMAFDRYMAICNPLRYPVVMRKAVCVSMAASSWLAGGANSLVQISLAVQLPFCGDNVINHFTCEILAVLKLACADISINVVSMGVANVIFLGVPVLFIFVSYIFILTTILRIPSVEGRKKAFSTCSAHLTVVVIFYGTILFMYGKPKSKDPLGADNQDVSDKLISLFYGVLIPMLNPIIYSLRNKDVKVTVKNLVSQKCFPK; from the coding sequence ATGAAACTGGCCAACCAATCCACTGTGGCAGGATTCATCTTGCTGGGGCTGTCAGATCAGCCGAAGCTGGAGAAAATGTTCTTTGTGCTCATCCTGCTCACATACCTGGTGATCCTGCTGGGCAATGGGGTCCTCATCCTGGTGACCATCCTTGACTCCCGCCTGCACacgcccatgtacttcttcctgggGAACCTCTCCTTCCTGGACATCTGCTACACAACCTCTTCCATCCCTCTAGTCCTAGATGGCTTCCTTACTCCCAGGAAAACCATCTCTTTCTCAGCCTGTGCCATACAGATGTTCCTCTCTTTTGCCATGGGAGCCACAGAGTGTGTGCTTCTGGGCATGATGGCATTTGATCGCTACATGGCCATCTGCAATCCCCTGAGATACCCTGTGGTCATGAGAAAGGCTGTCTGTGTGTCCATGGCTGCCAGCTCCTGGCTGGCTGGTGGAGCTAACTCCTTGGTACAGATCTCTCTTGCAGTACAGTTACCCTTCTGTGGGGACAATGTCATCAACCACTTCACCTGTGAGATCCTGGCTGTCCTGAAGTTGGCCTGTGCGGACATCTCCATCAATGTGGTCAGTATGGGGGTGGCCAATGTGATCTTCCTGGGGGTCCCAGTTCTGTTCATCTTTGTCTCCTACATCTTCATCCTCACCAccatcctgaggatcccctcAGTTGAGGGGAGGAAAAAGGCCTTCTCTACCTGCTCTGCCcacctcactgtggtggtcatcTTCTATGGGACTATTCTTTTCATGTATGGGAAGCCCAAATCCAAGGACCCCCTGGGGGCAGATAACCAGGATGTTTCAGACAAGCTCATCTCCCTCTTCTATGGGGTGCTGATTCCCATGCTCAACCCCATCATTTACAGCCTCAGaaacaaggatgtgaaggtcaCTGTGAAGAATCTTGTGAGTCAGAAATGCTTCCCTAAGTGA
- the LOC102183691 gene encoding olfactory receptor 13C7-like — translation MEASNQSSVTEFVLLGLSAHPKLEKTFFVLILSMYLVILLGNGVLILVTVSDSHLHTPMYFFLGNLSFLDICYTTSSVPLVLDGFLTPRKTIPFSACAIQMFLSFAMGATECVLLGMMAFDRYMAICNPLRYSMVMRKTVYVSMAASSWLAGGANSLVQISLAVQLPFCGDNVINHFICEILAVLKLACADISINVVSMGVANVIFLGVPVLFIFVSYIFILTTILRIPSVEGRKKAFSTCSAHLTVVVVFYGTILFMYGKPKSKDPLGADKQELADKLISLFYGLLTPMLNPIIYSLRNKDVKAAVKNLVVQKHSTQ, via the coding sequence ATGGAAGCATCCAACCAATCCAGTGTGACAGAGTTTGTCTTGCTGGGCCTCTCTGCCCACCCCAAACTAGAGAAAACGTTCTTTGTGCTCATCCTGTCCATGTACCTGGTGATTCTGCTGGGCAATGGGGTCCTCATCCTGGtgactgtgtctgactctcaccTGCACacgcccatgtacttcttcctgggGAACCTCTCCTTCCTGGACATCTGCTACACAACCTCCTCAGTCCCCCTGGTCCTGGATGGCTTCCTGACCCCCAGGAAAACTATCCCCTTCTCAGCCTGTGCCATACAGATGTTCCTCTCTTTTGCCATGGGAGCCACAGAGTGTGTGCTTCTGGGCATGATGGCATTTGATCGCTACATGGCCATCTGCAACCCCCTGAGATACTCCATGGTCATGAGAAAGACTGTCTACGTGTCCATGGCTGCCAGCTCCTGGCTGGCTGGTGGAGCTAACTCCTTGGTACAGATCTCTCTTGCAGTACAATTACCCTTCTGTGGGGACAACGTCATCAACCACTTCATCTGTGAGATCCTGGCTGTCCTGAAGTTGGCCTGTGCGGACATCTCCATCAATGTGGTCAGTATGGGGGTGGCCAATGTGATCTTCCTGGGGGTCCCAGTTCTGTTCATCTTTGTCTCCTACATCTTCATCCTCACCAccatcctgaggatcccctcAGTTGAGGGGAGGAAAAAGGCCTTCTCTACCTGCTCTGCCCACCTCACTGTGGTGGTCGTCTTCTATGGGACTATTCTTTTCATGTATGGGAAGCCCAAATCCAAGGACCCCCTGGGGGCAGACAAACAGGAACTTGCAGACAAGCTCATCTCCCTCTTCTATGGACTTCTGACCCCCATGCTCAACCCCATCATTTACAGCCTCAGGAACAAGGATGTTAAGGCTGCTGTGAAGAATCTCGTGGTTCAGAAACACTCCACTCAGTGA
- the LOC102183964 gene encoding olfactory receptor 13C7-like: MDGSNQTSLLMDFILLGLSAHPKLEKTLFVLILLMYLVILLGNGILILVTILDSRLHTPMYFFLGNLSFLDICYTTSSVPLILDSFLTPRKTISFSACFGQMFLSFAMGATECVLLGMMAFDRYVAICNPLRYPVVMNKVACRPMAVGSWTAGITNSVIQTLQAVRLPFCGDNVINHFTCEILAVLKLACADISINVISMVVANVIFLGVPVLFIFVSYVFIIATILRIPSGEGRKKAFSTCSAHLTVVVIFYGTILFMYGKPKSKDPLGADKQDLADKLTSLFYGVVTPMLNPIIYSLRNKDVKAAVRNLVSQKHLTE; this comes from the coding sequence ATGGACGGGTCCAATCAGACCTCCCTCCTGATGGATTTCATTCTCCTGGGCCTCTCAGCCCACCCAAAGCTGGAGAAAACACTCTTTGTGCTCATCTTGCTCATGTACCTGGTGATCCTGCTGGGCAATGGGATCCTCATCCTGGTGACCATCCTTGACTCCCGCCTGCACacgcccatgtacttcttcctgggGAACCTCTCCTTCCTGGACATCTGCTACACAACCTCCTCAGTCCCCCTTATCCTTGACAGCTTCCTGACCCCCAGGAAAACCATCTCCTTCTCAGCCTGTTTTGGGCAGATGTTCCTCTCTTTTGCCATGGGGGCCACGGAGTGTGTGCTTCTGGGCATGATGGCGTTTgatcgctatgtggccatctgcaacCCCCTGAGGTACCCTGTAGTCATGAACAAGGTTGCCTGCAGGCCTATGGCTGTTGGCTCCTGGACAGCTGGTATCACCAACTCTGTAATTCAGACATTGCAGGCTGTGAGACTGCCATTCTGTGGGGACAATGTCATCAACCACTTCACCTGTGAGATCCTGGCTGTTCTGAAGTTGGCCTGTGCTGACATCTCCATCAATGTGATCAGTATGGTCGTGGCCAATGTGATCTTCCTGGGAGTCCCAGTTCTGTTCATTTTTGTCTCCTATGTGTTCATCATTGCTAccatcctgaggatcccctcaggagaggggaggaaaaagGCCTTTTCCACCTGCTCTGCCCACCTCACAGTTGTGGTCATCTTCTACGGGACCATCCTCTTCATGTATGGGAAGCCCAAATCCAAGGACCCCCTGGGGGCAGACAAACAGGACCTTGCAGACAAGCTCACCTCCCTCTTCTATGGGGTGGTGACCCCCATGCTCAACCCCAtcatctacagcctgaggaacaAGGATGTGAAGGCTGCTGTGAGGAACCTGGTGAGTCAGAAACACCTAACTGAGTGA